The following proteins come from a genomic window of Miscanthus floridulus cultivar M001 chromosome 2, ASM1932011v1, whole genome shotgun sequence:
- the LOC136539597 gene encoding lysine-rich arabinogalactan protein 18-like: MAARATVILYAALLCLTLCGTSSLAQSPASAPAKAPPTKKSTPAPAATPASPADASTPAAAPSTTPAAPAPKSSSKASPAPAAAPTTTPAPALAPAKPKPKAKAPAPAPAPPTKAAAPAPATPAPVATPPAAATPPTAEAPAPETKPVDAPAPAPAKKKKPSSSSKDKKKKKKGASSAPAPAPVAKNHPKTAADAPTSAAEAPGPSGDAAAADTASAAGRTLAGVIASAVAVALGAAALLA; encoded by the exons ATGGCGGCGCGTGCCACCGTCATCCTCTACGCGGCGCTCCTCTGCCTAACGCTCTGCGGCACTAGCTCCCTCGCGCAGTCCCCCGCGTCCGCGCCGGCCAAGGCGCCGCCCACCAAGAAATCCACGCCGGCGCCGGCCGCCACGCCCGCCTCGCCAGCCGACGCGTCcacgcccgccgccgcgccgtccACCACCCCGGCCGCGCCCGCGCCCAAGTCCTCCTCCAAGGCGAGCCCAGCGCCGGCCGCCGCGCCTACCACCACCCCGGCTCCCGCGTTGGCGCCGGCCAAGCCCAAGCCCAAGGCCAAggcccccgcgcccgcgcccgcgcccccgACCAAGGCCGCCGCCCCTGCCCCGGCCACGCCTGCTCCCGTCGCCACTCCCCCCGCGGCCGCGACGCCTCCCACCGCCGAGGCGCCGGCGCCGGAGACCAAGCCCGTCgatgcccccgcccccgcccccgccaagaagaagaagccgtcgtcttcgtccaaggacaagaagaagaagaagaagggcgcgtcgTCCGCCCCTGCTCCGGCCCCCGTCGCCAAGAACCATCCCAAAACCGCCGCCGACGCGCCCACCTCCGCCGCCGAGGCACCCGGACCCAGTGGCGACGCCGCCGCTGCCGACACCGCG AGCGCCGCAGGGAGGACACTGGCGGGCGTGATCGCGTCGGCCGTCGCGGTGGCGCTGGGCGCGGCGGCTCTGCTGGCCTAG